Proteins encoded together in one Musa acuminata AAA Group cultivar baxijiao chromosome BXJ3-6, Cavendish_Baxijiao_AAA, whole genome shotgun sequence window:
- the LOC135641559 gene encoding uncharacterized protein LOC135641559 — MMGEFTGNKELVRHGVTRFATSFLTLQSVHRQKHTLRNMFTSEKWVTSKWAKEAKGKRAADIILMPSFWNHVVYILKVMGPLVRVLRLVDNENKPAMGYIYEAMDRAKETIKRSFNENEEKYEKIFTIIDERWNCQLHRPLHAAGYYLNPEFFYKIKSVGFDAEVLGGLYQCVARLVPSIEVQDKIIHELSLYKNAEGLFGIPIAVRSRTTTSPAEWWSLFGNSTPNLQKFAVKVLSLTCSASGCERNWSVFEHIHSKRRNRLEHQRLHDLVYIKYNQALKTRHDLKNRFDSISLQDIDDSNEWLVGEIGANLQDAEDELVFEDDRLTWGDVARASGAGELQTYTRQMSKRKMSAKASSSAPAIVEDIENETYLDEEEGIEEQEEEDEFNER, encoded by the exons atgatgggagaatttacagggaataaagaattagtgagacatggtgttacccgatttgctacttcattcttgacattacagagcgtgcatcgtcaaaaacatactctgagaaatatgtttacctctgagaaatgggtgacaagtaaatgggcaaaagaagcaaaaggcaagagggctgctgatatcatcttaatgccatccttttggaatcatgtagtttatatattaaaggtaatgggccctcttgttcgagtccttcgattggtggataatgaaaataagcctgcaatgggatatatttatgaggctatggatagagcaaaggagacgattaaaagatcttttaatgaaaatgaagaaaaatatgagaaaatttttacaatcattgacgaaagatggaattgtcaacttcatcgtcccttacatgcagcaggatattatttgaaccctgaattcttttataagattaaatctgttggatttgatgcagaagttttgggtgggttatatcagtgtgttgcaagattagttcccagcattgaggttcaagataagattattcatgaattatctttatataaaaatgctgaaggtctttttggaattccaattgccgttcgatccaggacaactacctctccag ctgaatggtggagtctatttggaaattccaccccgaacttacagaaatttgctgtcaaagtacttagtttgacatgtagtgcttcgggttgtgagcgaaactggagtgtctttgagcat attcactcgaagagaagaaatcggttagaacatcaacgattgcacgatcttgtttacataaagtataatcaagctttgaagactcgtcatgatttgaaaaatagatttgattcaatctcattgcaagatattgatgattcaaatgagtggttagtaggagaaattggtgctaacttgcaagatgctgaagacgagcttgtatttgaagatgatagattgacgtggggagatgtggcaagagcttcaggtgctggagaattacaaacatatacaagacagatgtcaaagagaaaaatgagtgcaaaagcatcaagctcggctcctgctattgttgaagacatagagaatgaaacatatcttgatgaagaggaaggaatcgaagaacaagaggaagaagacgaattcaatgaaagatga